Proteins from one Oscillatoria sp. FACHB-1407 genomic window:
- a CDS encoding argininosuccinate synthase, translated as MGRAERVVLAYSGGVDTSVCIPYLKHEWGVKEVITLAADLGQGDELEPIREKALKSGAEKSLIADATAEFVKDYAFPAIQANALYENRYPLSTALARPLIAKLLVEAAAEYGADAVAHGCTGKGNDQVRFDVSIAALNPSLKVLAPAREWGMSREETIAYGERYGIPSPVKKSSPYSIDRNLLGRSIEAGPLEDPWTEPLEEIYALTQAIANTPNEPEYVEISFDRGIPVTLNGTALDPVTLITQLNEVVGRHGVGRIDMVENRLVGIKSREIYEAPALLVLIQAHRDLESLTLTADVTHYKRGIEETYSQLVYNGLWYSPLKAALDAFVQQTQERVSGIVRVKLFKGTATIVGRKSTNSLYSPDLATYGAEDQFDHKAAEGFIYVWGLPTRVWSEKLRG; from the coding sequence ATGGGGCGCGCTGAACGAGTCGTTTTGGCATATTCGGGTGGGGTTGATACCTCCGTGTGTATTCCTTACCTCAAGCACGAATGGGGTGTCAAAGAGGTCATTACCTTAGCCGCTGATTTAGGTCAGGGGGATGAGTTAGAACCCATTCGTGAGAAAGCTTTGAAATCTGGAGCAGAAAAGTCCTTAATTGCAGATGCCACCGCAGAGTTTGTAAAAGACTATGCATTTCCGGCAATTCAGGCGAATGCTCTCTACGAAAATCGCTATCCCCTCTCGACCGCCTTAGCCCGTCCCCTGATCGCCAAATTGCTAGTCGAAGCGGCTGCCGAATACGGGGCAGATGCCGTAGCTCATGGCTGCACAGGCAAAGGGAATGACCAGGTGCGATTTGACGTGTCGATCGCTGCTCTTAACCCAAGTCTGAAAGTACTCGCCCCCGCTCGTGAATGGGGCATGAGCCGCGAAGAGACGATCGCCTATGGAGAACGCTATGGCATCCCGTCTCCAGTCAAGAAATCTTCACCCTACAGCATCGATCGCAACTTGCTGGGACGCAGCATTGAGGCAGGTCCTCTAGAAGATCCCTGGACGGAGCCACTGGAGGAAATTTACGCGCTGACACAGGCGATCGCCAACACCCCGAACGAGCCAGAGTATGTCGAAATCAGCTTTGACCGGGGTATTCCTGTCACACTCAACGGCACAGCCCTTGACCCTGTTACCCTCATTACCCAACTCAATGAAGTTGTCGGGCGACACGGGGTCGGACGCATCGACATGGTTGAAAACCGTCTGGTTGGTATTAAGTCGCGTGAAATCTACGAAGCTCCTGCTTTGTTGGTTCTGATTCAAGCACACCGCGATTTAGAGAGCCTGACCTTGACTGCCGATGTCACCCACTACAAACGCGGCATTGAAGAAACTTACTCCCAATTGGTTTACAACGGACTGTGGTATAGCCCTCTTAAAGCCGCTTTGGATGCCTTTGTCCAGCAAACTCAAGAGCGAGTCTCAGGCATTGTGCGCGTCAAACTGTTTAAAGGGACAGCTACTATTGTTGGGCGCAAATCTACCAATTCTCTCTATAGTCCTGATTTGGCAACCTATGGCGCAGAAGATCAATTCGATCACAAAGCCGCAGAAGGGTTCATCTATGTGTGGGGCTTACCCACTCGGGTCTGGTCAGAAAAGTTGAGAGGGTAG
- a CDS encoding serine/threonine protein kinase, protein MFTANQVLQQRYELQRRLGATQRGRQTWLAKDLETESHKLVIVKLLIFNSDLQWDELKLFEREAQVLKSLKHPRIPKYQDYFQVEQQNSSESLWWGLVQTYIPGITLKEALEQGHKFSEEELRRIAREILQILVFLHELSPPVLHRDIKPSNLILDHDHQIYLIDFGAVQSKVALPGTTFTVVGTVGYTPLEQFIGKAVPASDLYALGATLIHLLTGIAPAELPQDDLKIRFQDGISVSPAFIKWIESMTDPSVEKRFKSARQAINSLDAKQDSDSKKSNLASAIQTTRPKKPLKLSRPANSRFVLKKTATRLEIHPIDLPKSNRIFFWLLGIGPIIIALLYTLRWALGDSMYEILITFMILISVMVYLYLACFVLVEVVFDITNKQYLYFDTQQNRFEIGRNINSGSTSKRTKLDSWDSIQAIKYVMATQGIRSNDGKTRWTVTIRTTRSYSLEWSLTEAECMWLVQEIQDWLASS, encoded by the coding sequence GTGTTTACAGCCAATCAAGTCCTGCAACAACGCTACGAGCTTCAGCGACGGTTAGGTGCGACGCAACGAGGACGGCAAACCTGGTTAGCGAAGGACTTGGAAACCGAGTCACATAAACTTGTCATCGTAAAGCTGCTCATCTTTAACTCTGATTTACAGTGGGATGAACTCAAGTTGTTTGAGCGTGAGGCTCAAGTGCTCAAGAGTTTGAAGCATCCCAGAATTCCTAAATATCAAGACTATTTTCAGGTTGAACAACAGAACAGTTCAGAATCCCTCTGGTGGGGATTAGTGCAGACTTACATTCCCGGAATCACGTTGAAGGAAGCCCTTGAACAGGGGCACAAATTTAGCGAAGAAGAACTGCGTAGAATTGCCAGAGAAATTCTACAAATTCTTGTTTTCCTACATGAATTAAGTCCACCTGTTTTGCATCGAGATATCAAACCCAGCAATTTAATTTTGGATCACGATCATCAAATCTATTTAATTGATTTTGGGGCTGTTCAGTCAAAGGTGGCTTTACCCGGCACTACATTTACGGTTGTGGGAACGGTGGGTTACACCCCATTAGAACAATTTATTGGCAAGGCGGTTCCCGCCTCTGATTTGTATGCGCTCGGTGCTACATTAATTCATTTACTAACCGGAATAGCCCCGGCAGAATTGCCTCAAGATGATTTAAAGATCCGCTTTCAAGACGGTATTAGTGTTAGTCCTGCTTTCATTAAATGGATTGAGAGCATGACAGACCCCTCTGTTGAAAAACGGTTTAAGTCAGCGCGCCAAGCAATTAACTCGTTGGATGCAAAGCAGGATTCTGATTCTAAAAAATCCAATTTGGCTAGTGCAATACAAACGACTCGGCCTAAAAAACCTCTTAAACTGTCTCGACCCGCCAATAGCCGATTTGTTCTTAAAAAAACAGCAACTCGCTTGGAGATACATCCAATTGATCTGCCAAAATCCAATCGTATCTTTTTTTGGTTATTAGGAATTGGACCAATAATAATTGCGCTTCTCTACACTCTGCGTTGGGCTTTAGGAGACTCAATGTATGAAATTCTTATAACGTTTATGATTTTGATAAGTGTTATGGTTTACCTTTATTTGGCTTGTTTTGTACTGGTTGAAGTCGTATTTGATATTACAAATAAACAATATCTTTACTTTGATACTCAGCAAAATCGGTTTGAAATTGGAAGAAACATTAATTCTGGAAGTACTTCAAAACGCACAAAACTAGACTCTTGGGATTCAATTCAGGCAATTAAATATGTGATGGCAACTCAGGGAATCCGGTCTAATGATGGTAAAACACGGTGGACAGTGACTATACGAACCACTCGTAGTTATTCATTAGAGTGGAGCCTCACTGAGGCAGAATGTATGTGGCTCGTGCAAGAAATTCAAGATTGGTTAGCCTCAAGCTAA
- a CDS encoding NAD(P)/FAD-dependent oxidoreductase, translating to MSGNLRVLVIGGGAGGFFGAIACAEAHPHAQVTLLEAGRAPLTKVRISGGGRCNVTHACFDPATLVQFYPRGGKALRGAFSRFQPKDTIAWFQRRGVTLKTEADGRMFPVTDDSATIVECLTKAAQSAGVRIKTNASVVAIQRVGTDFLVQLKSGDVIEGDRLLLATGSNAQGYEFARSLGHRIEPPVPSLFTFNIADPQLRELAGVAVESVRAQLLVPNQKPIEQSGALLITHWGMSGPAILRLSAWGARVLHDCRYQATLRVNWLPQLSFGQVEQVLNDAKTQEGRKAIASYSPVSLPRRLWQYLVARCQMNEEQRWADLSKKSLNQLVQALTQSQYAIAGKGAFKEEFVTCGGVVLKEVDFKTMESRLCPGLYFAGEILDIDGITGGFNFQSAWTTGWLAGHAMGEG from the coding sequence ATGAGTGGCAATTTGCGAGTTTTGGTAATTGGCGGGGGTGCGGGTGGCTTTTTTGGAGCGATCGCCTGTGCGGAGGCGCATCCTCATGCCCAGGTAACACTGTTAGAAGCGGGACGTGCTCCTCTAACAAAGGTGCGGATTTCAGGAGGGGGACGGTGTAACGTGACCCATGCCTGTTTTGATCCGGCGACCTTGGTGCAGTTCTATCCGCGTGGTGGTAAAGCCTTGCGGGGGGCATTTAGCCGATTTCAACCCAAGGACACCATTGCCTGGTTTCAACGTCGAGGCGTGACGTTAAAAACAGAGGCAGATGGGCGGATGTTTCCCGTGACCGATGACTCTGCCACGATCGTTGAGTGTTTGACGAAAGCGGCTCAATCCGCAGGAGTCAGGATCAAAACGAATGCTTCTGTAGTAGCAATTCAGCGGGTTGGTACAGATTTTCTAGTGCAGTTGAAATCAGGGGACGTGATTGAGGGCGATCGCCTCCTGTTAGCAACGGGCAGTAACGCGCAGGGATATGAATTTGCCAGATCCTTGGGACATCGCATCGAACCGCCTGTGCCCTCGCTGTTTACCTTTAATATTGCCGATCCTCAGTTGCGAGAACTGGCAGGAGTGGCGGTGGAGTCCGTGCGAGCACAACTTTTGGTTCCCAATCAGAAACCGATTGAACAATCGGGGGCGTTGCTCATCACCCATTGGGGAATGAGTGGTCCAGCGATTTTGCGGTTATCCGCCTGGGGAGCACGAGTTTTGCACGACTGCCGTTATCAAGCCACTCTGCGGGTGAATTGGTTGCCGCAACTGTCGTTTGGTCAGGTGGAACAGGTGTTGAACGATGCCAAAACTCAGGAAGGACGAAAGGCGATCGCTTCCTATTCTCCGGTATCTTTGCCCCGTCGGCTCTGGCAGTATTTGGTGGCTCGTTGTCAGATGAATGAAGAACAACGGTGGGCAGATCTATCTAAGAAATCGTTGAACCAACTAGTGCAAGCCTTGACGCAAAGCCAGTATGCGATCGCGGGCAAAGGAGCATTCAAAGAAGAGTTTGTCACCTGCGGTGGAGTTGTTCTTAAAGAAGTTGATTTCAAAACAATGGAGAGCCGTCTCTGTCCAGGCTTATATTTTGCTGGAGAAATCTTAGACATCGACGGCATTACTGGAGGCTTTAACTTTCAAAGTGCCTGGACAACGGGGTGGTTAGCCGGACACGCAATGGGAGAGGGATAA
- a CDS encoding GNAT family N-acetyltransferase, producing MNPSFTYGTLDSSHEEENLSRLLSQCFNSPGESVYMKRVGSQNFRVLRQGDQLVGGLAVLQMGQWYGGQCVPMAGIAAVGVAPEFRGSGAAITLMQKTLGELREQGIPLSVLYPATQRLYRKAGYEQGGLLCVWEIEPQTIQASDRSLPIHPITPTVDLLAPLYRQKAQIYSGHVERHSFLWQELTDMQPKEAIACAYGFGDLNHLEGYIIFHQVRVNNDNRLVIKDWVLLTSAAIQRFWSFLADHRSQIDNIRWRSSLTDPLSLLLPEQSARLVNAERWMLRIIDVSKALEKRGYSANVQAELHLDIQDDLFAENTGRFVLTVANGKSEVVQGGNGDLKLHIRSLSSLYSGLFTARELKLMGQIEGTEIALSTADHVFQSHSPWLSDFF from the coding sequence ATGAATCCTTCATTCACCTATGGAACGCTTGACTCCTCTCATGAAGAGGAGAATTTGTCCCGTCTCTTGAGCCAATGCTTCAACAGCCCCGGTGAGTCTGTTTATATGAAGCGGGTTGGTTCTCAAAACTTTCGAGTGCTTCGTCAAGGAGATCAGCTTGTAGGCGGCTTAGCCGTTTTGCAGATGGGGCAGTGGTATGGCGGGCAATGTGTCCCGATGGCGGGCATTGCTGCGGTTGGGGTTGCCCCAGAGTTTCGTGGTTCAGGAGCAGCAATCACCCTGATGCAAAAGACCTTGGGAGAACTGCGGGAACAAGGAATTCCGTTGTCCGTGCTCTATCCCGCAACACAACGACTCTACCGCAAAGCGGGCTATGAACAGGGAGGGTTACTCTGTGTCTGGGAGATTGAACCTCAAACGATTCAAGCCAGCGATCGCTCGTTGCCTATCCACCCGATTACCCCAACTGTTGACCTGTTAGCTCCGTTATATCGCCAGAAGGCACAGATCTATAGCGGTCATGTTGAACGCCACTCGTTCCTTTGGCAAGAATTGACTGATATGCAACCCAAGGAGGCGATCGCCTGTGCTTATGGCTTTGGAGATCTGAATCACCTGGAAGGGTACATCATCTTTCATCAGGTCAGGGTTAATAACGATAACCGACTGGTCATTAAGGATTGGGTATTGCTGACTTCAGCAGCCATTCAACGCTTCTGGTCATTTTTGGCAGACCATCGCTCTCAAATTGATAACATCCGTTGGCGCAGTTCACTGACCGATCCTCTATCCCTCTTACTACCAGAACAATCAGCTCGTCTAGTCAATGCAGAACGCTGGATGCTGCGCATTATTGACGTTAGCAAAGCATTAGAAAAAAGAGGTTATTCTGCCAATGTGCAAGCTGAATTACATTTAGACATTCAAGACGATTTATTTGCAGAAAATACAGGCAGATTTGTTTTGACGGTAGCAAATGGTAAAAGTGAAGTTGTACAGGGTGGAAACGGTGATTTAAAGCTCCACATCCGTTCACTATCTTCACTCTACAGTGGGTTATTTACAGCCCGCGAATTAAAATTAATGGGGCAAATAGAAGGAACAGAAATTGCGCTTTCAACAGCAGACCATGTGTTCCAAAGTCACTCCCCCTGGCTCTCTGATTTCTTCTAA
- a CDS encoding NfeD family protein → MNDFFAPPPPEIFRDPVKGIVESAISLNFSGRIKYQGSYWEARFYRPSATLVIPPKKTVNVVGIQGLTLLVIPEGDY, encoded by the coding sequence ATGAATGACTTCTTTGCACCACCTCCACCAGAAATATTCCGTGACCCCGTCAAAGGCATTGTTGAGAGTGCCATTTCCTTAAACTTCTCAGGGCGAATTAAATATCAGGGAAGCTACTGGGAAGCTCGTTTTTACCGTCCTTCAGCAACACTCGTGATTCCTCCTAAAAAGACTGTCAATGTCGTTGGAATTCAAGGTTTGACCTTGTTGGTTATTCCAGAAGGCGACTATTAA
- the ebsA gene encoding type IV pilus biogenesis protein EbsA, translating to MGLEKLEPANPRDVNVYAPYYQGRKRNALPLAISLYQKGSLEGSRKIEGGESIPFVASWSVSSLPADLTRCRMQFDGNADLSYELTLANFEFVDFLIDVVYTFRSSRLVDFSQGFYRKLLRLDD from the coding sequence ATGGGTCTTGAGAAACTTGAACCCGCCAATCCTCGTGACGTCAACGTTTATGCTCCTTATTACCAGGGTCGTAAACGCAATGCTCTACCTCTAGCCATTAGCCTTTACCAGAAAGGCAGTCTTGAAGGCTCCCGCAAGATTGAGGGAGGAGAGAGCATTCCCTTTGTCGCCAGTTGGAGCGTATCCTCTCTACCCGCTGATTTGACCCGCTGCCGAATGCAGTTTGATGGCAATGCAGACCTCAGCTACGAGCTGACACTGGCTAACTTTGAGTTTGTCGATTTCTTAATTGATGTCGTTTACACCTTTAGAAGTTCTCGGTTGGTTGACTTCTCACAAGGCTTTTATCGTAAGCTCCTACGCTTAGACGACTAA
- a CDS encoding alpha-ketoacid dehydrogenase subunit beta: protein MAETLLYNALREAIDEEMARDPSVFVLGEDVGHYGGSYKATKDLYKKYGDLRLLDTPIAENSFTGMAVGAAMTGLRPIVEGMNMGFLLLAFNQIANNAGMLRYTSGGNFKIPIVIRGPGGVGRQLGAEHSQRLEAYFQGVPGLKLVACSTPYNAKGLLKSAIRDDNPILFFEHVLLYNLKEDLPEEEYLLPLDKAEVVRTGSDVTILTYSRMRHHCLQAVKTLEKEGYDPEIIDLISLKPLDFETIGASIRKTHKVIIVEECMKSGGIGAELTASINDRLFDELDAPVLRLASQDIPTPYNGMLENLTIVQPAQIVEAVQKMVAARV from the coding sequence ATGGCAGAAACCCTCCTCTACAACGCACTGCGTGAGGCGATCGACGAAGAGATGGCGCGAGATCCTTCCGTCTTTGTTTTGGGCGAAGATGTAGGGCACTACGGCGGCTCTTACAAAGCAACAAAAGATTTATATAAGAAGTACGGAGACCTCCGACTACTTGACACTCCTATTGCTGAAAACAGCTTTACAGGGATGGCTGTTGGAGCCGCAATGACGGGTCTGCGCCCGATTGTGGAAGGGATGAACATGGGCTTTCTGTTGTTGGCGTTTAACCAGATCGCGAACAACGCTGGGATGTTGCGCTATACCTCTGGTGGCAACTTCAAAATTCCCATCGTGATTCGAGGTCCGGGTGGAGTCGGGCGACAACTCGGTGCAGAACACTCCCAACGACTTGAAGCTTACTTTCAGGGAGTGCCTGGGTTAAAGCTAGTGGCGTGTTCTACCCCCTACAATGCCAAAGGCTTGCTCAAATCTGCCATCCGGGATGACAACCCTATTCTCTTTTTTGAGCACGTTTTGCTCTACAACCTAAAAGAAGATTTACCCGAAGAAGAATATTTATTGCCACTCGACAAAGCAGAAGTGGTTCGCACGGGTTCAGATGTGACCATCTTGACCTATTCCCGGATGCGGCACCACTGTTTACAAGCGGTTAAAACCCTGGAAAAGGAAGGGTATGACCCAGAAATCATCGACTTGATTTCTTTAAAGCCCCTTGATTTTGAAACCATTGGAGCCTCTATCCGTAAAACTCACAAGGTCATCATTGTAGAGGAATGTATGAAGTCGGGGGGTATTGGAGCCGAGTTGACAGCTTCCATCAACGATCGCCTCTTTGATGAATTAGATGCTCCTGTGCTGCGACTGGCTTCACAAGATATTCCCACCCCTTACAATGGCATGTTGGAGAATTTGACCATTGTGCAACCTGCTCAAATCGTCGAAGCAGTGCAAAAAATGGTGGCAGCGCGCGTGTAG
- a CDS encoding N-acetylmuramoyl-L-alanine amidase — MKLKPGLLGRSLLLGFIILGIVLLPSVVRAIAPNASFFAQLPPLLERIVPIAPSVPELTPDNLLPEPNQSAFSRMPGGQEALPPAPNSFVPRQERVTVNPTNYDRRMEVDIYGNPVNNAPIVVLHETVGSASSAINTFRNAYASDFDQVSYHSLIKRDGTIVYLVPPELRAYGAGNSIFVGENGVETVKLDPVLPPSVNNFAYHTSLESPPDGRGNGARHSGYTAAQYRSLAWLVAQTGVPDNRLTTHRAVDRSGNRRDPRSFDSQRFLSLLRAARANNAQS, encoded by the coding sequence ATGAAGTTGAAACCGGGATTGCTAGGGCGATCGCTGCTATTAGGATTCATCATCCTTGGCATTGTGTTATTGCCCAGCGTGGTAAGGGCGATCGCTCCCAACGCTTCATTTTTTGCTCAGCTTCCGCCACTCCTGGAGAGAATCGTTCCGATCGCGCCTTCCGTTCCCGAACTCACCCCTGACAACCTACTGCCAGAGCCAAATCAAAGTGCCTTTAGTCGGATGCCCGGTGGTCAAGAGGCACTTCCCCCCGCACCCAACAGCTTCGTGCCTCGGCAAGAGCGAGTCACCGTCAACCCCACCAACTACGATCGCCGCATGGAGGTCGATATCTACGGCAATCCGGTCAACAACGCCCCGATTGTCGTGCTCCATGAAACGGTAGGGTCTGCCAGCAGTGCCATCAATACCTTCCGCAATGCTTACGCCAGTGATTTTGATCAGGTCAGCTACCACAGCCTGATTAAACGCGATGGCACGATTGTTTATTTAGTTCCCCCTGAATTGAGGGCTTACGGAGCAGGTAATTCAATTTTTGTTGGAGAGAACGGCGTTGAAACGGTAAAGCTTGACCCAGTTTTGCCTCCCTCAGTGAACAACTTCGCCTATCACACATCCCTGGAATCTCCCCCAGACGGACGCGGCAATGGAGCACGTCACAGTGGTTATACTGCCGCTCAATACCGATCGTTGGCGTGGCTTGTGGCTCAGACGGGTGTTCCAGACAACCGCTTGACCACCCATCGAGCAGTCGATCGCTCCGGTAACCGACGTGACCCCCGCAGTTTTGACAGTCAGCGGTTTCTGAGTCTTTTGCGGGCTGCTCGAGCTAACAACGCTCAGTCATAA
- a CDS encoding DUF6737 family protein: MTSQLEQKNTSVWHYKPWWCQPWSIVSTGATIVSGSWLLFHKVWITLLVAVPILTWMGFFLLVYPRLFAQAMSEEIQKQP, encoded by the coding sequence ATGACATCACAACTAGAGCAAAAAAATACCAGCGTTTGGCATTACAAACCCTGGTGGTGTCAACCGTGGTCAATTGTTTCAACAGGAGCCACGATTGTGAGTGGCAGTTGGCTCCTCTTTCATAAGGTCTGGATCACGCTTCTGGTGGCAGTGCCAATCCTGACCTGGATGGGCTTCTTTTTGCTAGTTTATCCTCGACTATTTGCTCAAGCTATGAGCGAAGAGATTCAAAAACAACCGTGA
- the mscL gene encoding large conductance mechanosensitive channel protein MscL yields the protein MTVRRTRQATTGFIHDFREFALKGNVVELAIAVIIGAAFGKIVTSFVEDIVMPFINPLVPQGNWREATIGPGIRIGEFFGSIIDFIIIALVLFVAIRVLGSWKRREQETPSPTEKECPYCLTMVPIAASRCRSCTSNLPPDPSQVFNR from the coding sequence ATGACCGTGAGACGAACAAGACAGGCCACAACTGGTTTCATTCACGATTTTCGAGAGTTTGCGTTAAAGGGCAATGTTGTTGAATTGGCGATCGCCGTCATTATTGGGGCTGCTTTCGGCAAGATTGTCACTTCCTTTGTTGAAGATATCGTGATGCCCTTTATCAATCCCTTAGTGCCTCAAGGCAACTGGCGAGAAGCAACCATTGGACCTGGCATCCGTATCGGTGAATTCTTTGGCTCCATCATCGATTTCATCATCATTGCTTTAGTGCTGTTTGTGGCAATTCGAGTGCTTGGGAGTTGGAAGCGCAGAGAACAGGAAACCCCATCCCCTACCGAAAAAGAGTGCCCCTATTGTTTAACCATGGTGCCGATCGCAGCTAGCCGTTGCCGCTCCTGTACATCGAATCTCCCACCCGATCCCTCCCAGGTGTTTAATCGTTAG